One genomic region from Bufo bufo chromosome 3, aBufBuf1.1, whole genome shotgun sequence encodes:
- the PTGFRN gene encoding prostaglandin F2 receptor negative regulator, giving the protein MRSPRSRPPLPALLLLLLSGSVVLGRVVRVPSGPLLRVEGTDVSISCNVSDYEGPREQNFDWAFSSGAGPAVNVLSTWDTSFTHSSYAERVRSGSVHLQRTGNGEVQLRIHQLRATDEGNYTCFTPSTDATYSGNYQAHVQLKVISDALRLQVPRGRQNSVRNLTEGGSFQIPCQASFEDGAPHVHLSLTWRRQSQGPISEVLTLTHLGRLQPGTEYAARYSSGELRVDTAASDTYLLTVEGAQPGDGGEYSCVAQTWVQGPDGWEKIQEKMVDVARVEIRPIVLTVSLVEPALVVAEGASFTLSCLVAVDSSAPLVTRVRWFHNHSGELHQLPSGSDPDPAPDTPTTHQLLVPQAWDSGEYTCQATAWTLLRNRTWHRAAEGRSAAVRVQVTHEALDLVVSLNISLAPRVAEDPSELRCHLSGAPHLSVSWYFTQSLEKGSPVLVGSLHRDGSLQVGETYRQRVERGGLILSRQGPQTFVLRIQWTSEEDRGSYHCIGTSWKLLRNQSWAPATEATSAPVSLYWKSEGSSIAVSARLVKMVSAAGGTFEMICTVQPQNLPSPQYSVRVTLTPPQETAAPVTVITLNREGVIRRRPSAVSNTVLEKGKEGAYLFRLYQAQSQDVGVYQCEVTAWAQGGGGAWRMTHNKTTNPVQLEFQTAGPVFNVSARSDRLSVYRGDRSEFWCIITIDGPAIDPGDMAFDVSWFVQRSGGSPVLLAAEERNAQVRHNQRNSSSEVSLERVSDMEYRLRVYGCQEEDAGGHYCAVTPWVRSGEGGWSRQETITSTMMALSVKMDLLSAFKYPLLIGAGLSLLAGLLSCLIGYCSSRFCCKPPPPVQEKRREHRRLMSMELD; this is encoded by the exons GGTCCGTGGTTCTGGGCCGTGTAGTCCGTGTCCCGTCCGGTCCTCTCCTGCGGGTGGAAGGTACCGATGTCTCCATCTCCTGTAACGTCAGTGACTATGAAGGCCCCAGAGAGCAGAACTTTGATTGGGCGTTTTCCTCGGGGGCGGGTCCAGCGGTGAATGTGCTCAGCACCTGGGACACCTCCTTCACGCACTCCTCCTACGCGGAGCGGGTGAGATCTGGGAGCGTCCACCTCCAGCGGACAGGAAACGGCGAAGTGCAGCTCCGTATTCACCAGTTACGGGCGACCGACGAGGGGAACTACACCTGCTTCACCCCCAGCACCGACGCCACCTACAGCGGCAACTACCAAGCCCACGTCCAGCTGAAAG TGATCTCTGACGCCCTCCGCCTCCAGGTCCCCAGAGGTCGCCAGAACAGCGTCCGTAATCTAACCGAAGGCGGCTCCTTCCAGATTCCGTGCCAGGCATCGTTTGAAGATGGGGCCCCTCACGTCCACCTCTCTCTCACCTGGCGGCGCCAGTCCCAGGGCCCCATCTCAGAGGTGCTGACACTTACACACCTGGGGCGGCTGCAGCCTGGCACAGAGTACGCGGCTCGATACAGCAGTGGTGAGTTACGGGTGGACACTGCGGCGTCGGACACTTACCTGCTGACGGTGGAGGGTGCGCAGCCAGGCGATGGCGGAGAATACAGCTGTGTGGCCCAAACCTGGGTGCAAGGGCCCGACGGCTGGGAGAAGATCCAGGAGAAGATGGTGGACGTGGCCCGGGTGGAGATCCGGCCGATTG TGCTGACCGTGTCCCTGGTGGAGCCGGCCCTGGTAGTGGCGGAGGGCGCCTCCTTCACCCTTTCCTGCCTGGTGGCGGTAGATTCCAGCGCCCCCCTCGTCACCCGGGTGCGTTGGTTTCACAATCATTCAGGAGAGCTGCACCAACTGCCCAGCGGGTCTGACCCCGACCCTGCCCCCGACACCCCCACCACCCATCAGCTGCTGGTGCCACAAGCATGGGACTCCGGGGAATACACCTGCCAAGCCACGGCCTGGACTCTGCTCCGGAACAGGACGTGGCACCGAGCTGCCGAAGGCCGCTCCGCCGCCGTGAGGGTGCAGGTGACGCATGAGG CTCTGGATCTCGTGGTGTCGCTGAACATTTCTCTCGCCCCCCGCGTGGCAGAGGATCCCTCCGAGCTGCGCTGTCACCTGAGCGGGGCCCCGCACCTGTCTGTGTCCTGGTACTTCACCCAATCTCTGGAGAAGGGCTCCCCGGTCCTGGTGGGCTCCCTGCATCGGGATGGAAGCCTTCAAGTGGGGGAGACCTATCGGCAGCGGGTGGAGAGGGGGGGGCTGATCCTCTCCCGCCAGGGGCCCCAGACCTTTGTGCTGCGTATACAGTGGACGTCGGAGGAGGATCGGGGAAGCTACCACTGCATCGGCACCAGCTGGAAGCTTCTGCGCAACCAGAGCTGGGCCCCGGCCACGGAGGCCACATCTGCACCCGTCAGCCTCTACTGGAAGAGTGAAG GCTCCTCTATCGCGGTGAGCGCCCGGCTGGtaaagatggtgtccgctgcgggaggaacgtttGAGATGATTTGCACGGTGCAGCCGCAGAacctcccctccccccagtattctGTGAGGGTGACACTGACACCCCCCCAAGAGACCGCCGCCCCGGTCACTGTCATCACGCTGAACCGCGAGGGGGTGATACGCCGGCGGCCGAGCGCAGTCAGCAACACTGTGCTGGAGAAGGGCAAGGAGGGCGCCTACCTGTTCAGACTGTACCAGGCGCAGAGCCAGGACGTGGGCGTGTACCAGTGTGAGGTCACTGCGTGGGCGcagggagggggcggggcctggaGGATGACGCACAACAAAACCACCAATCCCGTGCAGCTGGAGTTCCAGACTGCAG GTCCAGTATTTAACGTCAGTGCACGGTCGGACAGGCTGAGCGTGTATCGCGGTGACCGCTCCGAGTTCTGGTGCATCATCACCATAGATGGTCCAGCCATTGATCCAG GTGACATGGCATTTGACGTGTCCTGGTTCGTCCAGCGGTCGGGCGGTTCCCCTGTGCTGCTGGCGGCTGAGGAGCGCAACGCTCAGGTCCGGCACAATCAGAGGAACAGCAGCAGCGAGGTGTCCCTGGAGCGTGTCAGTGACATGGAGTACAGGCTGCGCGTCTACGGCTGCCAGGAGGAGGACGCCGGCGGCCATTACTGCGCGGTCACACCGTGGGTGCGCAGCGGCGAGGGCGGCTGGAGCCGGCAGGAAACCATCACCTCCACCATGATGGCCCTGAGCGTGAAGATGGACC TGCTGAGCGCCTTCAAGTACCCGCTGCTGATCGGGGCCGGGCTGTCGCTGCTCGCCGGCCTCTTATCCTGCCTCATCGGATATTGCAGTTCGCGGTTCTGCTGTAAGCCGCCGCCGCCGGTTCAGGAGAAGCGCAGGGAGCATCGCCGCCTCATGTCCATGGAGCTGGACTGA